Proteins from a single region of Papaver somniferum cultivar HN1 unplaced genomic scaffold, ASM357369v1 unplaced-scaffold_11, whole genome shotgun sequence:
- the LOC113328571 gene encoding pectin acetylesterase 8-like has translation MLNSKMHGFLNVLIVLCITLKTNGFYVGITYVENAVAKGAVCLDGSPPAYHMDKGFGAGINNWLVHFEGGGWCNNATTCLARKNNRLGSSKQMIKEVAFSGLLHNKAKFNPDFYNWNRIKVRYCDGSSFTGDVEAVDPATKLHYRGARVFRAVIDDLLAKGMKNAKNAILSGCSAGGLTSILHCDNFRGILPRSTKVKCLADAGYFINAKDLSGAMHIQQFYADVVKTHGSAKNLPASCTSRVNPILCFFPQYAAQQIRTPLFLLNAAYDSWQIKNILAPGVSDPHGKWHFCKLDIKKCSPAQIKIMQGFRMEFLSALAKLGKSTVRGTFINSCYAHCQSEMQETWLRNDSPVLNKKPIAKAIGDWYYDRAPFEKIDCPYPCDSTCHNRIFE, from the exons ATGCTCAACTCGAAAATGCATGGATTCTTGAATGTGCTTATCGTTCTATGTATTACACTGAAGACAAATGGGTTTTACGTAGGAATCACATATGTCGAAAATGCCGTTGCAAAAGGAGCAG TTTGTTTGGATGGCAGTCCACCAGCTTATCATATGGATAAAGGATTTGGCGCCGGGATTAACAATTGGCTTGTTCATTTTGAG GGGGGAGGATGGTGCAACAATGCCACGACTTGCCTTGCACGTAAAAATAACCGTTTAGGTTCTTCAAAGCAAATGATCAAGGAAGTCGCATTTTCAGGACTCTTGCATAACAAGGCAAAATTCAACCCTG ACTTCTATAATTGGAATAGGATTAAAGTTCGATATTGTGATGGATCTTCATTTACTGGAGATGTTGAAGCAGTAGATCCA GCCACCAAGCTTCATTACAGAGGAGCAAGGGTTTTTCGTGCTGTGATCGATGATTTACTAGCAAAAGGGATGAAAAATGCTAAAAAT GCTATTCTTTCTGGATGTTCGGCTGGTGGTTTAACTTCTATTCTTCATTGCGATAACTTCCGTGGCATATTACCAAGGAGTACCAAAGTAAAATGTCTCGCAGATGCTGGATATTTTATCAACGC GAAAGACCTTTCGGGAGCAATGCACATACAACAGTTCTATGCTGACGTTGTGAAAACCCAT GGCTCAGCAAAGAATCTTCCTGCATCATGCACTTCAAGAGTAAACCCGATTCTG TGTTTTTTCCCCCAGTATGCCGCACAACAGATCCGCACACCACTTTTTCTATTAAATGCCGCCTACGATTCATGGCAG ATAAAGAACATTTTGGCTCCTGGTGTTTCTGATCCACACGGAAAGTGGCATTTCTGCAAGCTTGATATAAAAAAATGTTCTCCAGCTCAAATCAAAATTATGCAAG GTTTCAGGATGGAGTTTCTAAGTGCACTGGCAAAACTAGGGAAATCTACAGTCAGAGGAACGTTCATAAACTCATGCTACGCTCATTGCCAATCAGAAATGCAGGAAACTTGGTTAAGAAATGATTCTCCCGTATTGAACAAAAAG CCAATTGCAAAGGCTATTGGAGACTGGTATTATGATCGGGCTCCATTCGAAAAGATTGATTGTCCTTACCCATGTGACTCAACTTGTCACAATCgtatttttgaataa